One window from the genome of bacterium encodes:
- a CDS encoding FIST C-terminal domain-containing protein gives MNVEQFKWTKSNGWQPNFPGELSNKAQLVLLFGARSILEERGIDDIVKAYPHAKVFGCSTAGEIINTQVLDDSLVVTAVHLENTRVNGACVKIADFENIFAVGERLAESIAGDGLAHTMVLSEGIGVNGSDLVRGITKHLPKGVTVTGGLAGDGADFFKTCVIYDGKLEYGSAAIIGFYGDKLFVGYASAVGWDPFGPDRLITKSDGNVLYELDGRSALELYKKYVGEYAGKMPGGLTAMSLFFPLGLRMKSGDERRVVRAFLAFDEEKQSMSFAGDVPVGCYARLMKANFDHLLNGAVDAAQISRDAIGHDKAEIALLINCIARKLVLKQRTEEEIEAVHNVLGSETVMTGFYSYGEIAPFMPGVDADLHNQSMTITTLRES, from the coding sequence ATGAATGTCGAGCAATTCAAATGGACAAAATCCAATGGCTGGCAGCCGAATTTTCCTGGTGAACTATCAAATAAGGCACAACTGGTTCTTCTGTTCGGTGCACGCTCTATTCTAGAAGAACGCGGCATTGATGACATAGTAAAAGCATATCCTCATGCCAAAGTATTCGGCTGTTCAACAGCAGGCGAAATAATCAACACTCAAGTTTTGGATGACTCACTTGTTGTTACGGCAGTGCACTTGGAGAACACACGAGTCAATGGCGCCTGTGTCAAGATAGCCGACTTTGAGAACATATTCGCGGTTGGGGAGCGTCTTGCCGAGTCTATTGCCGGTGACGGGCTTGCGCATACAATGGTTCTATCCGAAGGCATAGGTGTCAATGGCAGCGATCTTGTGCGTGGTATCACTAAGCATTTGCCCAAAGGGGTCACGGTTACCGGCGGACTGGCCGGAGATGGCGCGGACTTCTTCAAGACTTGTGTTATTTATGACGGCAAACTGGAGTATGGTTCTGCGGCCATTATAGGCTTTTATGGCGATAAATTGTTTGTAGGTTATGCATCGGCTGTGGGATGGGATCCATTCGGACCGGACAGGCTCATCACAAAATCAGACGGCAATGTCCTATATGAACTCGACGGACGTTCGGCATTAGAACTGTATAAGAAGTATGTGGGAGAATATGCGGGGAAGATGCCTGGCGGGTTGACGGCGATGAGCCTTTTCTTTCCATTGGGATTAAGAATGAAGAGCGGTGATGAACGTAGAGTGGTCCGGGCGTTTCTTGCATTTGACGAAGAAAAACAGTCAATGTCCTTTGCGGGCGACGTTCCGGTCGGCTGTTATGCTCGCTTGATGAAGGCGAATTTCGACCATTTACTAAACGGTGCAGTGGATGCTGCACAGATCAGCCGTGACGCGATCGGGCATGATAAGGCAGAGATTGCATTGCTGATCAATTGTATTGCCCGTAAGCTGGTTTTAAAACAGAGGACCGAAGAAGAAATTGAAGCGGTACACAATGTTTTGGGTTCAGAGACGGTAATGACCGGTTTTTATTCGTATGGGGAGATTGCGCCGTTTATGCCCGGCGTGGACGCAGATTTACATAATCAATCCATGACGATCACCACACTAAGGGAGAGTTAG